CGCATGACTACTTCACGTGGTTCCTTGAAGTTCTTCCGGCTCTGTTGGGCTTGGTAATTCTTGCATCGACATTCAGGAACTTTCGCTTCACGAGGATGGCTTATTGGCTTATGCTGATACACGCCATAATTTTAATGATTGGCGGTCACTATACGTACGCTGAGGTGCCGTTATTTGACTGGCTGAGGGATATCTTCTCAATGAGTCGCAATAATTACGATAAAGTCGGTCACTTTGCTCAAGGGTTCGTGCCTGCGATCGTAATCAGAGAAATACTCATAAGGAAGTCTCCTGTGAAAGAAGGGAATTGGCTATTCTTCATCGTTGTCTGTATCTGCCTTGCATTAAGCGCCTTCTATGAGCTCATCGAATGGTGGGTGGCGGTTCTAACAGGAACAGCCGCTGAGTCTTTCCTTGGTACTCAAGGATATGTCTGGGACACACAATCAGATATGCTTCTTGCGCTTGTCGGCGCAATCGCAGCATTAATCATTCTCTCAAAACCTCATGATAGGGCACTGTCTCGACATCTCGTTACGCGCGGGTAATTTTCTTTAAAGGTTCATCCAACATCAAACATAGTTTCAAGTTTGGAGGACTGTCGTATGCGCTTTCAAAGCAACATGATCTAATTCAAAGAATTCTTGACACTTAGCTCAGTCTCGTTACATTGTTTAAGATGGTCGAAGATGCAGAAGGCAGAAGGCAGCAAGGGGGAGACTTCGCGCTAAAAAACGGAAGGTG
This sequence is a window from Thermodesulfovibrionales bacterium. Protein-coding genes within it:
- a CDS encoding DUF2238 domain-containing protein — its product is MDNESSRIPGTLILFWLLLFFSVLIWSAIRPHDYFTWFLEVLPALLGLVILASTFRNFRFTRMAYWLMLIHAIILMIGGHYTYAEVPLFDWLRDIFSMSRNNYDKVGHFAQGFVPAIVIREILIRKSPVKEGNWLFFIVVCICLALSAFYELIEWWVAVLTGTAAESFLGTQGYVWDTQSDMLLALVGAIAALIILSKPHDRALSRHLVTRG